The sequence below is a genomic window from Lolium perenne isolate Kyuss_39 chromosome 7, Kyuss_2.0, whole genome shotgun sequence.
TGTTCTTCTTCAACCGAAGATAATTCGGCTATATTTTCTTCTTGTGAGTGCTCATCGATTTCTTTGGCACGGAATTCATAGGGCAACATGAAAGGTCCCTTACATCCAGAAAAATCAAGCACCGCTATTTCACATTTACCATATTCTTTCTCAACGAAGCTTGTATCTGCTAGCTTGGCAAACTCGGCTTGTGTGTCCAACTTAGCTTTACCAAATTCAGTTTCAACTAAGTCGGTCGTGACAAACGTGTCAATCATCTTTTGTCGATTTGACTCGACACATGTATTATCTAACtcggacttagccaaatttgtcTTGCTGACCGACTCAACCTTTTTCTGCTGGTTGGCTCGCATAGCTCTAACTTCAATAAGCTTCTTTGCAAGATCTTCACAAGATTTCAGATATATCTCATTCCACTCTTCTGATGATCTCCCCTCGTATCTCCCATTATATTTCGGCGATGACACTTGCGTGTTACCGAAATTCTGCAATTGTGTAGAGGGTGTATCACATGCTACAACATTAGACGAAGTCAAATAACCTCCTATTGAATTTTCACTTATTCGGCTTTAATCATTATGAAGGTGCATAGACGAACTATCAATATCTCCAGTATCATACGGTGCTGAAAAGTTAGTAACATAAGAAGTAGCGTATGATGGCTGAGAGTAATTAAGCCAATAGCTAGTTGTAGCATGGCAAATTGTTGCCTCCATTGGCATGTGTGAAGGTGAACCAACATACTGGAAATTATTTGCCGATGAATAAAAGGGTGAAACACTATTTTGCATGTTATTGAAATTTATTACATTGGGTGTTTTGAATTGATTAACGTTATTCATCGGCATATGAGATTCTGGGGTTGCCGATGCATGAGAATTCGAGTATACATGTTGCATGTCGCTAAAATTATAAGAATTTGAAGCATGTAAATTATTTTGCATCGGTGTTTGCACATAATAAGAACTAGGACTAGCCGATTGTGTAGGCATATCATAAGATCTAGCAACATCAGCAGAAGAGTTATTTGCATCTACATAAAAATATTGAGAATTCATATTACCGTGTAGATTGCAGCCTCTTGATGACGCTCTCTACGTAGCAAGAACGGGCTGGAGACCGCTCGATGCTTCGTCCCCAGCGGAGTCGCCAATTGTGTTGGCACGCAAAACTGCCGCGCAACACCGTGATAGTTGTCGTGCTTTCGTGACGACGCCCGATTGCTTTCCGAGCAAAGCAACAAAGGTTCCTCACTTTCGTGGAGGAGATCGACCGTTTTTCAGCGCAAAACGGCAAAGATGAACCAAAGTCCTAGGGTTGCTAGGACATGGCAGAGAAGAATGATAAAGAAAAATAAACGATAAAAGGTAGATGTATTTTTTGTTGAATATCGATTGGGGGGTTTCTTTCAATCGGCCATACCCGTATTTATATAGGGCGCTTGGTCTTTGGCGTTACAAGGCCGGCCGGACTTGCCGTACACGAGTAGAACTCAAAACTAAAACCGACTAGTACACTTTCCTTGATTCGGTTGCCTGCCAAATTTAGCTACTAATCTATACGTACGTGATAAAGTCCAAAGTCCAGCCATGTTCACGTACAGATACCATTTGGCACACGAGGAAATAATAAACTATCCGGCCACAACGCTAATTACCTCAGCTATTGCACATGTTGTACATTTTTTGCACCACGATTCAGCTGGATGTGAACCTCCCGTGCATGATTTCCTGACGCGATAGACAGCTTGGTTTCTGACCCTTGCTAGGACTCTTCCCTTAGCAGCATCATTGCAGCTCGATGTGCACCCCTGATCGTAGCTAGGACTTGTCCCGGGTCCATGCAGAAATCTGTTGCAACTCTTAAACAATTCTCATTAGAATAGCTTGATTATTGACTAAACTAATTTGGCCCATCACACGAACTAACTAGCCAAATTATACCATCAACACACAAAATTAACAAATATGTGGATCTAAGAATAGTGAATAGTGCACATTTTAAAACTATAAAATCTGTcaaattttgtcatttttgtatactctacaatacaaagaatttcacattgagattttgcacgtttgtagatttcatcattgtctacatctagaaaaaaaattcagatttttttgaacttAAAAGCATGATTTTCGAATTTTTGAAAATAAAAGGCTACATGTAGCTCGACCTCCATTTGCAGTTTTCGTGTTAACTTAGGCCTTGTGGGGAGGAATTTGGAAACAATGGGAAACTCTAGCccctgtagtaatttgctaaataaAAGAGGGTTGGGTGAAAAGGTATTGTGATCACAGATGATTGCAATATTACACTCACAATTTTCAAAGTACGTACTTATTTCAACAATGAATGACAGGAAATACAAAATGTTTGGGTTGAAAAGAGAGGAACGACTCCTCCCAAGTAACAAGCTCACAATAACACAAAGCCAAGGGAGCGAAATGTCAAAATATCAGTTCGTTTCGAAATTTAACCTTGTAGTATTGTCCATCATACTGTCCTCCATGTTCGGCGCATTGCCTATAAAGCCATCCATTTTCCATTCTCCTCGTCAGCAAACACCAAACCCATTCATTCCTATACACAGCTCTGTTGATGGGATCAGGTTTTTCTCACAATCACCGGAGCAGCGTCTCTCCTCAGCAGCAGCCGTCGTCGGCCCGCGTCATCGCTACCGATGGCTCGCTGACGGAATTTTCTGCCTCCTCACCTGTCAGCGTCTCTGATGTTCTCGGCGATAATGCGGGGCCCCGGTTCTTCGTGTGCAGCTCTGATGCGCTCTACTTCGAtgaggacgcggcggcgctcggcggcggcgagctgctcctgccCGGCCAGATATACTTTGTTCTCCCCGTGGCCTTGCTCGGGCGGCCACTGTCGAGCGTTGACATGGCAGCCATGGCAGTGCGCGCTAGCCAGGCGctggcgacggcgagggcgaggcTAGCTCGCGGCGTCAGGATGTCACGAGTCGCGCCGGTGCACGCCGAGACGGGGCTCTGCGATGTCCTCAACGGCGAAGTGAATGAGAAGCTGAACGAGAGGAATCTCGGGGAGGACTCTTTGACAGGTTTGGGTAGTCCGACGAGAAATTGTAAGAGGTTGGCCGTGGCAGAGCCGGTCAAGAGGGTGCCCACGCCGTTGGGCACCATCGAAGAGGATGCCGAGTGACGACATGGCGATGCAACATCATCAGGAGGTGTGGAGCATTCAGTGGAACGAAAGTATAAGATTTATCGATAGGTTCTTTTCTTCTTGTTGTTTATTTTTTGTTGACTATTTTTTGATCCCGTGGTGTTTCACGAGTAAGAGATTCCGGAAAAAGTTGATAAAACATAGATAAATGTCTCTGGTTTGGATAATCTGCCATAGTGACTATATTATTTTTTTGAACCTAGAAAGGTCACGAAGGATCACAATTCTGCATTAAAAAGGCGGTGGGTACATTTTTTCGAAAAGGATCTGAAAGAAAACAGAAATTGCAACAAGATCTGAAAATTTACATACAACACCCTTCAAACTTTCGCGAGAACGCAATCAAGACCTTGAGCTTCACCGCCTGACGAGggtgctccccggcaatgcccaccaCGGGCTTAggattgatggaatcctgcaggctaacacgagacatcgaATACCAAAAAAACGGGGAgagtgatttacccaggttcggagccctc
It includes:
- the LOC127315271 gene encoding uncharacterized protein encodes the protein MGSGFSHNHRSSVSPQQQPSSARVIATDGSLTEFSASSPVSVSDVLGDNAGPRFFVCSSDALYFDEDAAALGGGELLLPGQIYFVLPVALLGRPLSSVDMAAMAVRASQALATARARLARGVRMSRVAPVHAETGLCDVLNGEVNEKLNERNLGEDSLTGLGSPTRNCKRLAVAEPVKRVPTPLGTIEEDAE